A window of the Equus asinus isolate D_3611 breed Donkey chromosome 20, EquAss-T2T_v2, whole genome shotgun sequence genome harbors these coding sequences:
- the ICAM3 gene encoding intercellular adhesion molecule 3 isoform X2 produces the protein MLKSQVERHGDRITATANSTARAEQNGTQEIVCKVTLGDESRETRRNLTIYSFQGPILTLSAPSVAEGTIVTVTCTAGARVQVTLDGVPAEAPGQPVQLQLNATERDDRRSFICNATLKVDGGILYRNESVQLRVLYGAKIDRAKCPQNFTWEEMTTHVLECQAWGNPDPELQCVKQASKVKVLAGTPFVVRLKHHGTYTCHANNSHGKDTVTVVVNVQARNPAVVPVLVVLAILGLITVSAALLYVFVLKKHSVSDIYYVNRGSTTCLPLRSRPADQRLGEESS, from the exons ATGCTGAAGTCCCAGGTCGAGAGACACGGGGACAGGATCACGGCCACAGCCAATTCCACCGCGAGGGCGGAGCAGAACGGCACCCAGGAGATCGTCTGCAAAGTGACCCTAGGGGACGAGAGCCGGGAGACCCGAAGGAACTTGACCATCTATA GCTTCCAGGGGCCCATCCTGACCCTGAGCGCGCCCAGCGTCGCCGAGGGGACCATAGTGACTGTGACTTGCACGGCCGGAGCCCGAGTCCAGGTCACGCTGGACGGAGTTCCAGCCGAGGCCCCGGGGCAGCCCGTCCAGCTTCAGCTAAACGCCACGGAGAGGGACGACAGGCGCAGCTTCATCTGCAACGCCACCCTCAAGGTGGACGGGGGGATCTTGTACAGGAATGAGAGTGTCCAGCTGCGTGTCCTGT ACGGTGCCAAGATTGACCGAGCCAAATGTCCCCAGAACTTCACGTGGGAAGAAATGACCACCCACGTCCTTGAGTGCCAGGCCTGGGGCAACCCGGACCCGGAGCTACAGTGTGTGAAGCAAGCATCGAAGGTCAAGGTGCTTGCCGGAACCCCATTCGTCGTCAGGTTAAAACACCATGGTACCTACACGTGCCACGCGAACAACTCACACGGGAAGGACACTGTGACCGTGGTGGTGAACGTTCAAG CTCGGAACCCCGCCGTCGTCCCCGTGCTGGTGGTGTTAGCGATCCTTGGCCTGATCACTGTCTCAGCGGCCTTACTATATGTCTTCGTGTTGAAGAAACACTCCGTGAGTGACATCTACTATGTGAATCGGGGGAGCACCACCTGCTTGCCCCTCAGGTCTAGGCCGGCTGACCAAAGACTGGGGGAGGAGTCGTCCTGA
- the ICAM3 gene encoding intercellular adhesion molecule 3 isoform X1 has translation MMPSGPLPGVCWTSLLSLLLVCCLRPPGAQGQFSLRLEPQDLVVPEGGSISVNCSTDCPNAQHVTLETSLPKEPLSSGLGWAAFRLSNVTHDDREVLCSSFCNGLQISGSFGITVYRFPDLVELEPLPSWQPVGQNLTLSCQVAGGAPQDNLTVVLLRGEEELSRQPAVGEPALVNHTVEARREDHGANFSCRAELDLRSRGLGLFQNSSAPRQLRTYALPVGPLHLDVPRFLEVERLWLANCTLDGLFPASEAKIQLAVGDQMLKSQVERHGDRITATANSTARAEQNGTQEIVCKVTLGDESRETRRNLTIYSFQGPILTLSAPSVAEGTIVTVTCTAGARVQVTLDGVPAEAPGQPVQLQLNATERDDRRSFICNATLKVDGGILYRNESVQLRVLYGAKIDRAKCPQNFTWEEMTTHVLECQAWGNPDPELQCVKQASKVKVLAGTPFVVRLKHHGTYTCHANNSHGKDTVTVVVNVQARNPAVVPVLVVLAILGLITVSAALLYVFVLKKHSVSDIYYVNRGSTTCLPLRSRPADQRLGEESS, from the exons ATGATGCCCTCGGGGCCGCTGCCCGGGGTCTGCTGGACCTCACTCCTCTCCCTGCTTCTCGTCTGCTGTCTGCGGCCCCCAG GTGCCCAGGGGCAGTTCTCGCTGCGATTGGAGCCCCAGGACCTAGTGGTGCCTGAAGGAGGGTCCATCTCGGTAAACTGCAGCACAGACTGTCCCAACGCTCAGCACGTCACTCTGGAGACGTCCCTCCCCAAGGAGCCATTGAGCAGTGGCTTGGGCTGGGCAGCCTTCCGGCTCAGCAATGTGACTCATGATGACAGAGAGGTCCTCTGCTCCAGCTTCTGCAATGGCTTACAGATATCAGGCTCTTTTGGCATCACAGTGTACC GGTTCCCCGATCTCGTAGAGCTGGAACCCCTGCCCTCCTGGCAGCCCGTGGGCCAGAACCTCACCCTGAGCTGCCAGGTGGCAGGCGGGGCGCCCCAAGACAACCTCACCGTCGTGCTGCTCCgcggggaggaggagctgagccGGCAGCCGGCGGTCGGAGAGCCCGCCCTGGTCAACCACACGGTGGAGGCCCGCAGAGAGGACCACGGCGCCAACTTCTCGTGCCGCGCGGAGCTGGACCTACGGTCCCGAGGGCTGGGACTGTTCCAGAACAGCTCGGCCCCCAGGCAGCTGCGAACCTACG CCTTGCCCGTGGGGCCCCTGCACCTCGATGTTCCCCGGTTCTTGGAGGTGGAAAGGCTGTGGCTCGCGAACTGCACGCTGGACGGGCTGTTCCCCGCTTCCGAGGCAAAGATCCAACTGGCGGTGGGGGACCAGATGCTGAAGTCCCAGGTCGAGAGACACGGGGACAGGATCACGGCCACAGCCAATTCCACCGCGAGGGCGGAGCAGAACGGCACCCAGGAGATCGTCTGCAAAGTGACCCTAGGGGACGAGAGCCGGGAGACCCGAAGGAACTTGACCATCTATA GCTTCCAGGGGCCCATCCTGACCCTGAGCGCGCCCAGCGTCGCCGAGGGGACCATAGTGACTGTGACTTGCACGGCCGGAGCCCGAGTCCAGGTCACGCTGGACGGAGTTCCAGCCGAGGCCCCGGGGCAGCCCGTCCAGCTTCAGCTAAACGCCACGGAGAGGGACGACAGGCGCAGCTTCATCTGCAACGCCACCCTCAAGGTGGACGGGGGGATCTTGTACAGGAATGAGAGTGTCCAGCTGCGTGTCCTGT ACGGTGCCAAGATTGACCGAGCCAAATGTCCCCAGAACTTCACGTGGGAAGAAATGACCACCCACGTCCTTGAGTGCCAGGCCTGGGGCAACCCGGACCCGGAGCTACAGTGTGTGAAGCAAGCATCGAAGGTCAAGGTGCTTGCCGGAACCCCATTCGTCGTCAGGTTAAAACACCATGGTACCTACACGTGCCACGCGAACAACTCACACGGGAAGGACACTGTGACCGTGGTGGTGAACGTTCAAG CTCGGAACCCCGCCGTCGTCCCCGTGCTGGTGGTGTTAGCGATCCTTGGCCTGATCACTGTCTCAGCGGCCTTACTATATGTCTTCGTGTTGAAGAAACACTCCGTGAGTGACATCTACTATGTGAATCGGGGGAGCACCACCTGCTTGCCCCTCAGGTCTAGGCCGGCTGACCAAAGACTGGGGGAGGAGTCGTCCTGA